A genomic stretch from Methylorubrum extorquens includes:
- a CDS encoding protein of unknown function (Evidence 5 : Unknown function), translated as MQTTSGAPILRQDLGVEETAESDNIVRWDGERLYVEQDIYHNGQLVHRKYRRTITEPVARALQTILKRSQQ; from the coding sequence ATGCAAACGACATCCGGCGCACCGATCCTCCGCCAGGATCTGGGCGTCGAGGAGACGGCGGAATCCGACAACATCGTCCGTTGGGATGGTGAGCGGCTCTACGTCGAGCAGGATATCTACCACAACGGCCAGCTCGTGCACCGCAAGTACCGGCGCACCATCACCGAGCCGGTCGCCCGCGCTCTGCAAACGATCCTCAAGCGCTCGCAGCAATGA
- a CDS encoding conserved protein of unknown function; putative exported protein (Evidence 4 : Unknown function but conserved in other organisms) has protein sequence MRAALGLLAVLAAALSMPLAVSPAAAQVRVTFVAPERYTDAQNRFGSGLSPRVVLAEMRRLFETLGNQVLAPGQTLDIAVLDIDLAGLDQPSFGAAQGVRVVTDITPPRFRLRYALKERGRTVLAAEEVVSDINFLLRANRLSSGQTFFYEREVLRDWFQARFVQRRPPPG, from the coding sequence ATGAGGGCGGCGCTGGGCCTGCTCGCGGTGCTGGCCGCCGCGCTGTCCATGCCCCTCGCCGTCTCGCCCGCGGCGGCGCAGGTGCGGGTGACCTTCGTGGCACCCGAGCGCTACACCGATGCCCAGAACCGCTTCGGTTCGGGCCTGTCGCCGCGGGTCGTGCTGGCCGAGATGCGCCGCCTGTTCGAGACGCTCGGCAATCAAGTTCTGGCGCCGGGCCAGACCCTCGACATCGCGGTGCTCGACATCGACCTTGCCGGGCTCGATCAGCCGAGCTTCGGCGCGGCCCAGGGCGTGCGGGTGGTGACCGACATCACCCCGCCCCGCTTCCGCCTGCGCTACGCCCTGAAGGAGCGTGGCCGCACGGTGCTGGCGGCGGAGGAAGTCGTCAGCGACATCAACTTCCTGCTGCGCGCCAACCGCCTCTCGTCCGGGCAGACCTTCTTCTACGAGCGCGAGGTGCTGCGGGACTGGTTCCAGGCGCGCTTCGTGCAGCGCCGCCCACCGCCGGGCTGA
- a CDS encoding putative metallophosphatase/metallophosphoesterase (Evidence 3 : Putative function from multiple computational evidences; Product type e : enzyme) gives MRRVAHISDLHFGRTDPAVVEALVAELNRDPPDLIVASGDFTMRARRKEYVAARAFLDRLTAPWIAVPGNHDIAYFKLLTRFFHPFGRYRRFIAKDTEPTFLDDEIAVVCLNTVRTWAPETDWSQGKITRAQIARTEERLAALPDHVFRIVVGHHPFMPPPWDAEARLVGRADGALDAFRRHNVGLTLAGHLHRHYSRFAEAPETGTEPDLVSVDRGMARAGGARLLAVQAGSATSTRLRGNEPNAYNRIVIEDGRATVTVRVWTGAAFEDVREDGSVPAPTEAQAGEAEPAGR, from the coding sequence GTGAGACGGGTCGCCCACATTTCCGACTTGCATTTCGGACGCACCGATCCGGCGGTGGTCGAGGCGCTCGTGGCCGAGCTGAACCGCGATCCGCCGGACCTGATCGTGGCATCCGGCGACTTCACCATGCGGGCGCGGCGCAAGGAATACGTCGCGGCGCGCGCCTTCCTCGACCGGCTGACCGCGCCCTGGATCGCGGTCCCGGGCAACCACGACATCGCCTATTTCAAGCTCCTGACCCGCTTCTTCCATCCGTTCGGTCGCTACCGCCGCTTCATCGCGAAGGACACCGAACCTACCTTCCTCGACGACGAGATCGCGGTGGTCTGCCTCAACACGGTGCGGACCTGGGCGCCGGAGACGGATTGGTCTCAAGGGAAGATTACCCGGGCGCAGATCGCCCGCACCGAGGAGCGGCTGGCGGCGCTGCCGGATCACGTCTTCCGGATCGTGGTCGGCCACCATCCGTTCATGCCGCCGCCCTGGGACGCGGAGGCTCGCCTCGTGGGGCGCGCCGACGGGGCGCTCGACGCCTTCCGCCGTCACAATGTCGGGCTGACGCTCGCCGGCCATCTCCACCGCCACTATTCCCGCTTCGCCGAGGCGCCCGAGACCGGCACCGAACCCGACTTGGTGAGCGTGGATCGGGGCATGGCGCGGGCGGGCGGTGCGCGGCTGCTCGCCGTGCAGGCGGGCTCGGCCACCTCGACGCGGCTGCGCGGCAATGAGCCCAACGCCTACAACCGCATCGTCATCGAGGACGGGCGAGCCACCGTCACCGTGCGGGTCTGGACCGGCGCGGCCTTCGAGGATGTGCGGGAGGACGGGTCCGTGCCTGCTCCGACGGAGGCGCAGGCGGGCGAGGCGGAGCCGGCCGGGCGCTGA
- a CDS encoding Putative patatin-like phospholipase (Evidence 3 : Putative function from multiple computational evidences; Product type e : enzyme), whose amino-acid sequence MSMPKGFRWSRLLLAAAVAGQAAACSSLPRTNYTESEAEAATVPGMVGVRAYADAGAADFVAMAAGPQKKRQAFTYLALSGGGGDGAYGAGVLNGWTASGKRPEFTIVSGVSTGALIAPFAFLGPAYDPYLTDIYTSGIADSLVQSPSIANVLFGSGLFGDGRLRNLIARYVTPELLQAVAEEHAKGRRLLVVTTNLDTQRAVIWNMGAIAASGAPNAVSLFTDVLTASASIPAVFPPQLLDVQAEGRAFQEMHVDGSVVTPVFTLPQSFLVRDGRFRSAGKADIYVVINGRLEPEFEVTKNNTLSIVEKSFTTASRARSRATLVATDVFARRNGMGFNLTYIDERAPQTTTARGFDTAYMRSLYQFGYEAGRTGQFWQPSVPAAPLVKNVVREAVAAR is encoded by the coding sequence ATGTCGATGCCAAAAGGTTTCCGCTGGTCGCGCCTTCTCCTTGCCGCGGCGGTTGCCGGGCAGGCGGCGGCCTGCTCTTCCTTGCCGCGGACGAACTACACGGAGAGCGAGGCGGAAGCCGCGACCGTGCCGGGGATGGTCGGCGTGCGGGCCTATGCCGATGCCGGCGCCGCCGATTTCGTGGCGATGGCCGCCGGCCCGCAGAAGAAGCGCCAAGCCTTCACCTATCTCGCGCTCTCGGGCGGCGGGGGTGACGGTGCCTACGGCGCGGGCGTGCTCAACGGCTGGACCGCCTCGGGCAAGCGGCCGGAATTCACCATCGTCTCCGGCGTCTCGACCGGTGCCCTGATCGCGCCCTTCGCCTTCCTCGGGCCCGCCTACGATCCCTACCTCACCGATATCTACACCAGCGGCATCGCCGACTCGCTGGTGCAGAGCCCGAGCATCGCCAACGTGCTGTTCGGCTCCGGCCTGTTCGGCGACGGGCGGCTGCGCAACCTGATCGCCCGCTACGTCACGCCCGAGCTGCTGCAGGCCGTCGCGGAGGAGCACGCCAAGGGCCGCCGCCTGCTCGTGGTGACGACGAATCTCGACACGCAGCGCGCCGTGATCTGGAACATGGGCGCCATCGCCGCGAGCGGCGCGCCCAACGCGGTGTCCTTGTTCACCGACGTGCTCACCGCCTCGGCGAGCATCCCGGCGGTGTTCCCGCCCCAGCTTCTCGACGTGCAGGCGGAGGGCCGCGCCTTCCAGGAAATGCACGTGGACGGCTCGGTGGTGACGCCGGTCTTCACCCTCCCGCAATCCTTCCTGGTGCGCGACGGGCGCTTCCGCAGCGCGGGCAAGGCTGACATCTACGTGGTCATCAACGGCCGCCTCGAACCGGAATTCGAGGTGACCAAGAACAACACCCTGTCGATCGTCGAGAAGTCCTTCACCACCGCGAGCCGCGCCCGCTCACGGGCGACGCTGGTGGCCACCGACGTGTTCGCCCGTCGCAACGGGATGGGCTTCAACCTGACCTATATCGACGAGCGCGCGCCGCAGACCACGACGGCGCGCGGCTTCGACACCGCCTACATGCGCAGCCTCTACCAGTTCGGCTACGAGGCCGGGCGTACGGGTCAGTTCTGGCAGCCGAGCGTGCCGGCGGCCCCGCTGGTCAAGAACGTGGTGCGGGAGGCGGTGGCGGCGCGCTGA
- a CDS encoding putative sodium:solute symporter (Evidence 3 : Putative function from multiple computational evidences; Product type t : transporter) has product MNAALAIIALAVVVALGLGLRARSGHDMDMEQWSVGKRGFGTLLVFLLMAGEIYTTFTFLGGSGWAYGKGGPTYYILCYLTLIYVISYWILPPAWRFAKERNLFSQPDYFAARYDSRSLGILVALVGIVALVPYMVLQLKGLGIIVATASYGAISQTLAIWIGAAVLTVYVMVSGVRGSAWTAVLKDFMILFVVIFLGIYLPYHYYGGIGPMFEAIDTAKPGFLALPDRGQSATWFASTTLLTALGGWMFPHIFASIYTASDARTFRRNAVFLPLYQLMLLFVFFAGFAAVLQVPGLTGPDVDLSLFRIALETFPPWFVGVIGATGVLTALVPGSMILIAGSTLIAQNLYRPLARNATDATTGKLAKGIAPLLAIACVGFTLYGGETIVQLLLIGYAVVTQLFPAFFFSLWTHNPLTRAGAMAGILAGVAAVAVTVLGGYTLAKLFPGLPGPVQDLNIGVVALALNLAVAFAVSLAGKRTRQTALS; this is encoded by the coding sequence ATGAACGCCGCCCTTGCGATCATCGCGCTCGCCGTCGTGGTGGCGCTCGGCCTCGGGCTGCGAGCGCGGTCAGGTCACGACATGGATATGGAGCAGTGGAGCGTGGGCAAGCGCGGCTTCGGCACGCTGCTCGTCTTCCTGCTGATGGCAGGCGAGATCTACACCACCTTCACCTTCCTCGGCGGCTCGGGCTGGGCCTACGGCAAGGGCGGGCCGACCTACTACATCCTCTGCTACCTGACGCTGATCTACGTCATCTCCTACTGGATCCTGCCGCCGGCCTGGCGCTTCGCCAAGGAGCGCAACCTGTTCTCGCAGCCCGATTATTTCGCGGCGCGCTACGACAGCCGCAGCCTCGGTATCCTGGTGGCGCTGGTCGGGATCGTGGCGCTCGTCCCCTACATGGTGCTCCAGCTCAAGGGGCTCGGCATCATCGTCGCCACCGCCTCCTACGGCGCGATCTCGCAGACCCTGGCGATCTGGATCGGCGCGGCGGTGCTGACCGTCTACGTGATGGTCTCCGGCGTGCGCGGCTCGGCCTGGACCGCCGTGCTCAAGGATTTCATGATCCTGTTCGTGGTGATCTTTTTGGGGATCTACCTGCCGTATCACTACTACGGCGGCATCGGCCCGATGTTCGAGGCCATCGACACGGCCAAGCCCGGCTTCCTGGCGCTGCCGGACCGGGGCCAGAGCGCGACGTGGTTCGCCTCGACCACGCTGCTCACGGCGCTCGGCGGCTGGATGTTCCCGCACATCTTCGCCTCGATCTACACCGCGAGCGATGCACGCACGTTCCGGCGCAACGCGGTGTTCCTGCCGCTCTACCAGCTCATGCTGCTGTTCGTGTTCTTCGCCGGGTTCGCGGCCGTGCTGCAGGTGCCGGGGCTGACCGGGCCGGACGTCGATCTCTCGCTGTTCAGGATCGCGCTCGAGACCTTCCCACCCTGGTTCGTCGGCGTCATCGGCGCCACCGGCGTGCTGACCGCCCTGGTGCCGGGCTCGATGATCCTGATCGCGGGTTCGACGCTCATCGCGCAGAACCTCTACCGGCCGCTGGCGCGCAACGCGACCGACGCCACCACGGGTAAGCTCGCCAAGGGGATCGCGCCGCTGCTGGCGATCGCCTGCGTCGGCTTCACCCTCTACGGCGGTGAGACCATCGTGCAGCTCCTGCTGATCGGCTACGCGGTCGTCACGCAGCTCTTCCCGGCCTTCTTCTTCAGCCTGTGGACCCACAACCCGCTCACGCGGGCGGGGGCGATGGCCGGCATCCTGGCGGGAGTGGCCGCGGTGGCGGTGACCGTGCTCGGCGGCTACACGCTGGCCAAGCTCTTCCCCGGCCTGCCGGGGCCGGTGCAGGATCTCAACATCGGCGTGGTGGCACTCGCCCTCAACCTCGCCGTGGCCTTCGCCGTCAGCCTTGCGGGCAAGCGCACGCGGCAGACGGCGCTCTCCTGA
- a CDS encoding conserved protein of unknown function; putative exported protein (Evidence 4 : Unknown function but conserved in other organisms; Product type f : factor): MKQLRWLAALPALGMLAGPFFLNRVEPMVLGMPLLLAWLVGCTVATSAIMGLIYLTDPANREPEEGP; the protein is encoded by the coding sequence ATGAAGCAGCTTCGATGGCTCGCGGCTTTGCCCGCCCTCGGGATGCTGGCCGGGCCGTTCTTCCTCAACCGGGTCGAGCCCATGGTGCTCGGCATGCCGCTGCTGCTGGCATGGCTCGTCGGCTGCACCGTGGCGACCTCGGCGATCATGGGGCTGATCTACCTCACCGATCCCGCCAACCGGGAACCGGAGGAGGGGCCATGA
- a CDS encoding putative PAS sensor hybrid histidine kinase (Evidence 3 : Putative function from multiple computational evidences; Product type rc : receptor), with amino-acid sequence MTLAVSVMGLSIAAAMLALILVSLRRREPVVPESDMTEALQDRLWQIAESEERYRVLVEATTEAVVQRDGQGRITFASAGFAALLGMKPLELIGSTLSPQVIERGASEQRADGVRVVEERLVPVDGLPRWFSFIEMPVSGSVDGPNWLRAGQDVTARVEAARVLDEAKSRAEAANVAKSRFLATVSHELRTPLNGILGMADLLLDTRLDPEQRTYVEAFRTSGKALLGLVDGILDFSRIEAGRLDLAAEPFDVAALVEGVVELLAPRAQDKGLEIALDIADDLAALRVGDADRVRQILVNLAGNAIKFTQAGGVGVSLARSGEGQGEGLVLTVEDTGPGIPEERIPILFEEFEQGDDSASHEGTGLGLAITRRLVERMNGTIEARSTVGRGSTFRVVLPLPAAEGAMSPETPSLAPRKVLIVAASPYQAPFLARRLSRSGAAAVVVNSAEAALDALSGVAFDALIADRSLGDAAVRRLAAEAARCGVRCSLILLSPFDRREFGAPNAAGFDSYLIKPVRARSLFDRLLEPRPAPARSPADATAKTGTSQPGPRQPAPVKTTPGKTGSIQTAARGPQGAAGRGQPDQRAARHQGAGAARRTGDPRPRRARGSGGGGRAGAVRPRADRHPHARPRRPGDRPPHPRPRGRDRREPAPPRGAHRQYRPRGCRRGLRGRVRRLPAQAAEPARPAGSAGPPPRGGSLTGGRLSGGLRAA; translated from the coding sequence ATGACCCTTGCGGTGAGCGTGATGGGCCTGAGCATCGCCGCCGCGATGCTGGCGCTGATCCTGGTGTCGCTCCGCCGCCGCGAGCCCGTCGTGCCGGAATCCGACATGACAGAGGCGCTCCAGGACCGGCTCTGGCAGATCGCCGAGAGCGAGGAGCGCTACCGGGTGCTGGTCGAGGCCACGACCGAGGCCGTGGTTCAACGGGACGGGCAGGGACGGATCACCTTCGCCAGCGCGGGGTTTGCCGCGCTGCTCGGCATGAAGCCGCTGGAGCTGATCGGCTCGACGCTGAGCCCGCAGGTGATCGAGCGCGGCGCGAGCGAGCAGCGCGCCGACGGCGTGCGGGTAGTCGAGGAGCGTCTGGTGCCGGTGGACGGGCTGCCGCGCTGGTTCTCCTTCATCGAGATGCCGGTCTCCGGCAGCGTTGACGGTCCGAACTGGCTGCGGGCCGGCCAGGACGTCACCGCGCGCGTCGAGGCGGCGCGTGTCCTCGACGAGGCGAAGAGCCGGGCGGAGGCCGCCAACGTCGCCAAATCCCGATTCCTCGCCACCGTCAGCCACGAGCTGCGCACGCCGTTGAACGGTATTCTCGGCATGGCCGACCTGCTGCTCGACACCCGGCTCGACCCCGAACAGCGCACCTATGTCGAGGCGTTCCGCACCAGCGGCAAGGCACTGCTCGGCCTCGTGGACGGCATCCTCGATTTCTCCCGGATCGAGGCCGGCCGCCTCGATCTGGCCGCCGAACCCTTCGACGTCGCCGCCCTGGTCGAGGGCGTGGTCGAGCTGCTGGCGCCGCGCGCGCAGGACAAGGGCCTGGAAATCGCCCTCGACATCGCCGACGACCTTGCCGCCCTGCGCGTGGGCGATGCCGACCGGGTGCGGCAGATCCTCGTGAATCTGGCCGGCAACGCCATCAAGTTCACGCAAGCCGGCGGCGTCGGCGTCAGTCTCGCCCGGTCGGGGGAAGGGCAGGGGGAAGGGCTCGTCCTCACGGTCGAGGATACCGGGCCGGGCATTCCGGAGGAGCGCATCCCGATCCTGTTCGAGGAGTTCGAGCAGGGCGACGACAGCGCGAGCCACGAGGGCACCGGCCTCGGTCTGGCCATCACCCGCCGCCTCGTGGAGCGCATGAACGGCACGATCGAGGCGCGCTCGACGGTGGGGCGCGGCTCGACCTTCCGGGTCGTGCTGCCGCTGCCGGCGGCGGAGGGTGCGATGAGCCCCGAGACACCGAGCCTCGCGCCGCGAAAGGTGCTGATCGTGGCGGCCTCGCCGTATCAGGCGCCGTTCCTGGCCCGGCGGCTCAGCCGCTCCGGGGCGGCGGCGGTGGTCGTGAACAGCGCGGAGGCCGCCCTCGATGCGCTGTCGGGCGTGGCCTTCGATGCGCTCATCGCCGACCGTAGCCTCGGCGACGCCGCCGTGCGGCGGCTCGCGGCCGAGGCCGCCCGCTGCGGCGTGCGCTGCAGCCTGATCCTGCTCTCGCCCTTCGACCGGCGGGAATTCGGAGCCCCGAACGCGGCGGGCTTCGACAGCTACCTGATCAAGCCGGTGCGCGCCCGCTCGCTGTTCGACCGCCTGCTGGAGCCGCGGCCCGCCCCGGCCCGCAGCCCGGCCGACGCGACGGCCAAGACTGGCACGAGCCAACCCGGCCCGCGCCAGCCCGCTCCGGTCAAGACTACACCGGGCAAGACTGGATCAATCCAGACCGCCGCGCGGGGGCCGCAGGGTGCTGCTGGCAGAGGACAACCCGATCAACGCGCTGCTCGCCACCAAGGCGCTGGAGCGGCTCGGCGCACAGGTGATCCACGCCCGCGACGGGCTCGAGGCTCTGGCGGCGGCGGAAGGGCAGGGGCCGTTCGACCTCGCGCTGATCGACATCCGCATGCCCGGCCTCGACGGCCTGGAGACCGCCCGCCGCATCCGCGCCCGCGAGGCCGAGACCGGCGCGAGCCCGCTCCACCTCGTGGCGCTCACCGCCAATACCGGCCGCGAGGATGTCGACGCGGCCTCCGCGGCCGGGTTCGACGGCTTCCTGCCCAAGCCGCTGAACCTGCGCGCCCTGCCGGCTCTGCTGGACCGCCGCCAAGAGGAGGCAGCTTGACAGGAGGCCGCTTGAGCGGCGGTCTGCGGGCCGCTTGA
- a CDS encoding conserved protein of unknown function; putative exported protein (Evidence 4 : Unknown function but conserved in other organisms) yields the protein MLSGSAILRVLLLILAAAGLAWIIQSVWLHGPESEAAAPAAATVTPGRPSGAGSALPPPAPVRVVKPAEPSTEPPRPVAEAPPPALPASPAADPAPSPAPVARTAAPETDPVAEAEENAPPAAVSLIDLNTASLAELNGLKGGGAIGRTIVQHRPYASVDQLLSKRVLNRATYQRIKDQVSVR from the coding sequence ATGCTGAGCGGGTCGGCGATCCTGAGGGTTCTCCTCCTGATCCTGGCGGCGGCGGGCTTGGCCTGGATCATCCAGTCGGTCTGGCTGCACGGCCCGGAATCGGAGGCCGCAGCGCCGGCTGCCGCGACGGTGACGCCCGGCCGGCCGTCGGGCGCGGGATCCGCGCTGCCTCCGCCCGCACCGGTGCGCGTGGTGAAGCCGGCCGAGCCGTCAACGGAGCCGCCCCGACCGGTCGCGGAGGCACCGCCTCCAGCCCTACCCGCATCGCCGGCGGCCGATCCCGCGCCGTCACCCGCCCCCGTCGCGCGGACGGCGGCGCCCGAGACGGACCCGGTTGCCGAGGCGGAGGAGAACGCCCCCCCGGCCGCGGTCTCCTTGATCGACCTCAACACCGCCTCTCTGGCTGAGCTGAACGGCCTGAAGGGCGGCGGGGCCATCGGCCGGACGATCGTCCAGCATCGTCCCTACGCCTCCGTCGATCAGCTTCTCAGCAAACGCGTCCTCAACCGCGCCACCTACCAGCGCATCAAGGATCAGGTCTCGGTGCGGTGA
- a CDS encoding protein of unknown function (Evidence 5 : Unknown function) — MGAGGSRGLVLGSGHWWDPNVLARREHMTNSRDESAFRRNGPRFGERKRVKAKIERGRTDAMGSDTALRHAALQQTKPARHDSPAQANPCNRGPREANLRDYARSRCGNTASAGV, encoded by the coding sequence GTGGGCGCGGGAGGCAGTCGGGGTCTCGTGCTCGGCTCCGGACATTGGTGGGATCCTAACGTGCTGGCACGGCGCGAACATATGACAAATTCGAGAGATGAGAGCGCTTTCCGACGCAATGGACCCCGGTTCGGCGAAAGAAAGCGCGTCAAAGCAAAGATCGAGAGAGGCCGGACTGATGCAATGGGGTCAGATACGGCTCTGAGGCACGCCGCCCTGCAGCAGACCAAGCCGGCCCGCCACGACAGTCCGGCGCAAGCGAACCCGTGCAACAGGGGACCTCGAGAGGCGAACCTGCGCGACTACGCTCGCTCACGTTGTGGCAACACGGCATCAGCCGGCGTTTGA
- a CDS encoding conserved protein of unknown function; putative Tellurite resistance protein (Evidence 4 : Unknown function but conserved in other organisms), with product MGLLHDAVERFRTTLKAYAGDETLMQAAVSACANVAVADGELMTEEFETALAGIRANPIIEKGYDSLMLEHALYEGLGRARTRAGRAENLVRIGAIAERPEEQRRNVFLIAADVADHEGIGREEHAALAEVGAALRLNGDALLRRFPEV from the coding sequence ATGGGCCTTCTTCACGACGCAGTCGAGCGCTTCCGCACCACCCTCAAGGCCTATGCCGGCGACGAGACGCTGATGCAGGCGGCGGTCTCGGCCTGCGCCAACGTCGCGGTTGCCGATGGCGAGCTGATGACCGAGGAATTCGAGACGGCGCTCGCCGGCATCCGGGCGAACCCGATCATCGAGAAGGGCTACGACAGCCTGATGCTGGAACACGCGCTCTACGAGGGGCTCGGCCGCGCCCGCACCCGTGCCGGCCGCGCGGAGAACCTCGTGCGGATCGGCGCGATCGCCGAGCGGCCGGAGGAGCAGCGCCGCAACGTCTTTCTCATCGCCGCCGATGTGGCCGACCACGAGGGCATCGGCCGGGAGGAGCACGCGGCCCTGGCCGAAGTCGGCGCCGCCCTCCGGCTCAACGGCGACGCGTTGCTGAGGCGTTTTCCGGAGGTGTGA
- a CDS encoding putative diacylglycerol kinase related protein (Evidence 3 : Putative function from multiple computational evidences; Product type e : enzyme): protein MRIVLVANAASGAFADGLTPDAIRARLRTAGLDLLPEPDDSLPLPERLRAALRIEGVTAVAVAGGDGTLNCAAGMLAGSGVALGILPLGTMNLLAKDLGIPLDLDGAIAVLAAGQTRAVDVGRVNEHVFLINSVLGMPARMVRHREAFRGRRLGIPALLRLSAAVLRHLGPYPRLSAVLSAGGRRTRLRVRLLAVVNNDYAEGPGKILERSQVDGGELTLYIARRLSPWRLARLALGFGLGRWRDEPGLERRAAARFVVSARRRALRVMNDGEVRLIAPPLRYRLMPRALTVIVPEPVR from the coding sequence ATGCGGATCGTCCTCGTCGCCAACGCCGCGTCGGGCGCCTTCGCCGATGGCCTGACGCCGGATGCGATTCGCGCGCGGCTGAGGACGGCGGGCCTCGACCTTCTCCCTGAGCCGGACGACAGCCTGCCCCTGCCCGAGCGCCTGCGGGCGGCCCTGCGCATCGAGGGCGTCACGGCCGTGGCGGTGGCGGGCGGGGACGGCACGCTCAACTGCGCGGCTGGAATGCTGGCGGGCAGCGGCGTGGCGCTCGGCATCCTGCCCCTCGGCACCATGAACCTGCTGGCCAAGGATCTCGGCATTCCGCTCGACCTCGACGGGGCCATCGCGGTGCTCGCGGCGGGGCAGACCCGCGCCGTCGATGTCGGCCGGGTCAACGAACACGTCTTCCTCATCAACTCGGTGCTCGGCATGCCCGCCCGCATGGTCCGCCACCGCGAGGCCTTTCGCGGGCGGCGTCTCGGTATCCCGGCGCTGCTACGGCTCTCGGCAGCGGTGCTGCGCCATCTCGGGCCCTATCCGCGCCTCTCGGCGGTGCTCTCGGCCGGCGGGCGGCGGACACGGCTGCGCGTGCGCCTGCTCGCCGTGGTCAACAATGATTACGCGGAGGGGCCGGGAAAGATTCTGGAACGGAGCCAGGTCGATGGCGGTGAGTTGACGCTTTACATCGCCCGCCGGCTTTCGCCGTGGCGCCTCGCTCGGCTGGCGCTCGGGTTCGGGCTCGGTCGCTGGCGCGATGAGCCGGGCCTGGAGCGCCGTGCCGCGGCCCGCTTCGTCGTCTCCGCCCGGAGGCGCGCGTTACGGGTGATGAATGATGGAGAGGTTCGCTTGATCGCCCCGCCCTTGCGCTACCGCCTGATGCCCCGTGCCCTCACCGTGATCGTGCCGGAGCCGGTCCGGTGA